A window of the Dunckerocampus dactyliophorus isolate RoL2022-P2 chromosome 19, RoL_Ddac_1.1, whole genome shotgun sequence genome harbors these coding sequences:
- the znf513a gene encoding zinc finger protein 513a → MPRKKQQNPQPVKSDSKDVVAAETLGNLTLDADFLLEHDLHFADPYRDHKFLGLEKFSEVAAEIGFSVFPLCDEDNPDCSQLSMDSETENSHSSTPDNVREDEGRMGRSEPAFPPYLSCRGCGQLRDDPLGHLVGPYCLRCCKAARDVKTTDFAYGSLSGIHPHAQLDGIPNGTADGALPGDDKAKLHSCHQCGFSSRYANHVKRHMKTHNGEKPFNCPICAYASAQLVNLQRHLRIHTGEKPYKCESCAFACSSLGNLKRHQRMHAPNTGVPGGQDASLRPGSGPSGPKSHMTGQRTSEEEEEDEAAKEVAAASAHLSLAVQNADYLSVLESLKGASPQPTPSSAPAPGGRSGRGGGAALSSSLPYTCRLCAVVLEDEDGSSAQICAKCTLEMLTKDSSSSPGSPVERTDKVYTCAACPFLTHYPNHLARHMKTHSGEKPYKCPQCDYATAHFDNLKRHHRVHTGEKPYKCHLCDYACGNLANLKRHQRVHSGAKPFQCAICNYSCNQSMNLKRHMLRHTGEKPYKCQECGYTTGHWDNYKRHQKKHGLATDGWVKVPMTGGRDQDDVAKGTRGGVGAAAHMAREGAQTLQHSCYKLEMV, encoded by the exons atgccaagaaaaaaacagcagaatccACAGCCAGTCAAGT CGGATTCTAAAGATGTTGTAGCTGCCGAAACTCTGGGAAACCTCACCTTGGACGCAGACTTCCTTCTAGAACACGACCTTCACTTTGCTGATCCTTATCGTGACCACAAGTTTCTGGGCCTGGAAAAGTTCTCAG AGGTAGCTGCTGAGATCGGTTTCTCCGTGTTTCCTCTGTGTGATGAGGACAACCCCGACTGCAGCCAGCTCAGCATGGATAGCGAAACGGAAAACTCTCACAGCAGCACACCCGACAACGTAAGGGAGGATGAGGGCCGCATGGGCCGCTCCGAGCCCGCCTTCCCCCCCTATCTGTCCTGCCGGGGCTGCGGCCAGCTCCGCGACGACCCCCTGGGACACCTGGTGGGCCCTTACTGCCTACGCTGCTGCAAAGCCGCCAGGGACGTCAAGACCACGGACTTCGCTTACGGAAGCCTGAGCGGGATTCACCCCCACGCGCAGCTTGACGGGATCCCCAACGGCACGGCCGACGGAGCGCTGCCAGGCGACGACAAGGCCAAGCTGCACTCATGCCACCAGTGCGGCTTCTCATCTCGCTACGCCAACCACGTCAAGCGCCACATGAAGACGCACAACGGCGAGAAGCCCTTCAACTGCCCCATTTGCGCCTACGCCTCGGCGCAGCTCGTCAACCTGCAGCGACACCTGCGCATCCACACGGGCGAGAAGCCCTACAAGTGCGAGAGCTGCGCCTTCGCCTGCAGCTCCCTCGGCAACCTCAAGAGGCACCAGCGCATGCACGCGCCCAACACCGGCGTGCCAGGGGGGCAGGACGCCTCACTGAGACCCGGCAGCGGGCCCAGCGGCCCCAAGAGTCACATGACAGGCCAGAGAAccagcgaggaggaggaggaggatgaagctGCCAAGG AGGTTGCAGCAGCCTCAGCTCACCTGAGTCTAGCAGTCCAGAATGCAGACTACCTATCGGTCTTGGAGAGCCTAAAAGGGGCGTCGCCACAGCCCACGCCATCCTCCGCCCCGGCCCCCGGCGGCAGGTCGGGCAGAGGCGGCGGCGCGGCCCTGTCCTCGTCCCTCCCCTACACGTGCCGCCTGTGCGCCGTGGTGCTGGAAGACGAGGACGGCTCGTCTGCCCAAATCTGCGCCAAGTGCACGCTGGAGATGCTGACCAAAGATTCGTCGTCGTCGCCCGGCAGCCCCGTCGAGCGCACCGACAAAGTGTACACGTGCGCCGCCTGCCCCTTCCTCACGCACTACCCCAACCACCTGGCCCGCCACATGAAGACGCACAGCGGCGAGAAGCCCTACAAGTGCCCGCAGTGCGACTACGCCACGGCACACTTCGACAACCTCAAGCGCCACCACCGTGTGCACACGGGCGAAAAGCCCTACAAGTGCCACCTGTGCGACTACGCCTGTGGCAACCTGGCCAACCTCAAGCGGCACCAGCGCGTGCACTCTGGCGCCAAGCCCTTCCAGTGCGCCATCTGCAACTACAGCTGCAACCAGAGCATGAACCTCAAGCGCCACATGCTGCGGCACACGGGCGAGAAGCCCTACAAGTGCCAGGAGTGCGGCTACACCACGGGGCACTGGGACAACTACAAGCGGCACCAGAAGAAGCACGGCCTGGCCACCGACGGCTGGGTCAAGGTGCCCATGACCGGAGGCCGTGACCAGGACGACGTGGCCAAGGGGACGAGGGGCGGCGTGGGAGCGGCCGCCCACATGGCGAGGGAGGGCGCTCAGACATTGCAGCACTCGTGCTACAAACTGGAAATGGTCTAA
- the si:ch211-278j3.3 gene encoding E3 ubiquitin-protein ligase RNF19B isoform X1, whose translation MKRPKQQQTGPLSFLNFFSRKPKSEPRPEKNVEARPKEEVAITLTLREHPELELATEDAAESSVSGAERSEGGGTEPADDAGAAAAAPSCGSTDVLSLSSSSQDHLVDEHLEECPLCLLSQPRCRFPRLITCSHRTCSDCLRQYLRIEISESRVGIACPQCPETLAPLDVRTILDDRALLERFEEYHLRRFLAADPDTRWCPAPDCSYAVIAYGCAECPKLSCGRDGCNTEFCYHCRQLWHPNQTCDQARRQRARHGSASKDASALYVFNEEAGGDAEEIKPCPRCGAYIMKTNDGSCNRMNCTVCACQFCWLCMQEITDVHYLSPSGCTFWGKKPWSQTRKVLWQVGMLLGAPVVISLIAGIAIPVIIVGIPIYMGRKVHGRCKKNNISGSKHYLTVASGVMMSVFVSPVIAAVTVGVGVPLMLTYVYGVVPMSLCRNGWCRPNSESPDTRKIQLEDLASYLLFSHVVSDHWTSQSNPVPGDTSSLHEVSVQEASALPSTSATPASLDGYPAKEEESGQHHTYAHEDSQSERTQAALPSRDGTNIEVRVEIEAHPRGARQSSLSSVLSSRSLSAESLQAQSAAEERREGGEKTGREEGSVFFETHHV comes from the exons ATGAAGAGGCCCAAACAGCAGCAGACGGGACCCCTGAGCTTCCTCAACTTCTTCAGCCGAAAGCCCAAATCGGAACCGCGGCCGGAAAAGAATGTGGAGGCCCGGCCCAAAGAGGAAGTTGCAATCACCCTCACCCTGCGTGAACATCCAGAGCTG GAACTTGCAACAGAGGACGCTGCAGAATCGAGTGTTTCCGGAGCAGAAAGAAGCGAAGGAGGAGGCACTGAGCCGGCGGATGATGCCGGCGCCGCGGCCGCGGCCCCGAGCTGCGGCTCCACCGACGTCCTGTCGCTCTCCTCCTCCAGCCAGGACCACCTGGTGGACGAGCACCTGGAGGAGTGTCCGCTGTGCCTGCTCAGCCAACCGCGGTGCCGCTTCCCGCGACTCATCACCTGCTCCCACCGCACCTGCTCCGACTGCCTGCGCCAGTACCTGCGTATCGAGATATCCGAGAGCCGGGTGGGCATCGCCTGCCCGCAGTGCCCCGAGACCCTGGCGCCGCTGGACGTGCGCACCATCCTGGATGACCGGGCGCTGCTGGAGAGGTTCGAGGAGTACCATCTGAGGCGCTTTCTGGCCGCTGACCCGGATACACGCTGGTGTCCTGCACCTGACTGCAG CTATGCAGTCATCGCTTACGGCTGCGCAGAGTGTCCCAAGCTGAGCTGCGGCCGGGACGGATGCAACACAGAGTTCTGCTACCACTGTCGCCAGCTGTGGCACCCCAACCAGACGTGCGACCAGGCCCGACGCCAGAGAGCGCGCCACGGGTCGGCCAGTAAGGATGCCTCGGCGCTGTACGTCTTCAACGAAGAGGCCGGAGGAG ATGCAGAGGAGATCAAGCCGTGCCCTCGCTGCGGCGCCTACATCATGAAGACCAACGACGGCAGCTGTAACCGCATGAACTGTACTGTGTGTGCCTGCCAGTTCTGCTGGCTGTGTATGCAGGAGATCACCGACGTGCACTACCTCAG TCCCTCAGGATGTACGTTCTGGGGGAAGAAGCCGTGGTCGCAAACCCGCAAAGTTCTGTGGCAGGTGGGCATGCTGCTCGGAGCCCCCGTGGTCATCTCCCTCATAGCTGGCATCGCCATACCCGTCATCATAGTGGGCATACCCATCTACATGGGACGCAAG GTCCACGGTCGCTGTAAGAAAAACAATATCTCAGGAAGCAAGCACTACTTGACGGTGGCCAGCGGCGTGATGATGTCCGTGTTTGTGTCGCCGGTCATAGCAGCTGTCACTGTAG GCGTAGGCGTGCCGCTCATGTTGACGTACGTGTACGGCGTGGTGCCCATGTCGCTCTGCAGGAACGGCTGGTGTCGACCGAACAGCGAGTCCCCCGACACGCGCAAGATACAACTGGAGGACCTGGCCAGCT ACCTTCTGTTCTCTCACGTGGTCAGCGACCACTGGACGTCCCAGAGCAACCCCGTGCCGGGCGACACCTCCAGCCTCCACGAGGTCAGCGTGCAGGAAGCCAGCGCCCTCCCGAGCACCAGCGCCACGCCCGCATCGCTGGACGGCTACCCCGCCAAGGAGGAGGAATCGGGCCAACACCACACATACGCCCACGAGGACAGCCAGTCAGAGCGCACACAAGCGGCGCTTCCGTCGAG GGATGGAACCAACATCGAGGTCCGCGTGGAAATCGAGGCCCACCCCAGAGGCGCGCGCCAGTCCAGCCTTAGTAGCGTCCTGTCCAGCCGTAGCTTGTCAGCCGAGTCTCTGCAGGCACAGTCGGCAGCGGAGGAGAGACGTGAGGGCGGAGAGAAGACAGGAAGAGAAGAAGGGAGCGTTTTCTTTGAAACACACCACGTATGA
- the si:ch211-278j3.3 gene encoding E3 ubiquitin-protein ligase RNF19A isoform X2, whose product MKRPKQQQTGPLSFLNFFSRKPKSEPRPEKNVEARPKEEVAITLTLREHPELELATEDAAESSVSGAERSEGGGTEPADDAGAAAAAPSCGSTDVLSLSSSSQDHLVDEHLEECPLCLLSQPRCRFPRLITCSHRTCSDCLRQYLRIEISESRVGIACPQCPETLAPLDVRTILDDRALLERFEEYHLRRFLAADPDTRWCPAPDCSYAVIAYGCAECPKLSCGRDGCNTEFCYHCRQLWHPNQTCDQARRQRARHGSASKDASALYVFNEEAGGDAEEIKPCPRCGAYIMKTNDGSCNRMNCTVCACQFCWLCMQEITDVHYLSPSGCTFWGKKPWSQTRKVLWQVGMLLGAPVVISLIAGIAIPVIIVGIPIYMGRKVHGRCKKNNISGSKHYLTVASGVMMSVFVSPVIAAVTVGTAGVDRTASPPTRARYNWRTWPATFCSLTWSATTGRPRATPCRATPPASTRSACRKPAPSRAPAPRPHRWTATPPRRRNRANTTHTPTRTASQSAHKRRFRRGMEPTSRSAWKSRPTPEARASPALVASCPAVACQPSLCRHSRQRRRDVRAERRQEEKKGAFSLKHTTYDAQGLYIGI is encoded by the exons ATGAAGAGGCCCAAACAGCAGCAGACGGGACCCCTGAGCTTCCTCAACTTCTTCAGCCGAAAGCCCAAATCGGAACCGCGGCCGGAAAAGAATGTGGAGGCCCGGCCCAAAGAGGAAGTTGCAATCACCCTCACCCTGCGTGAACATCCAGAGCTG GAACTTGCAACAGAGGACGCTGCAGAATCGAGTGTTTCCGGAGCAGAAAGAAGCGAAGGAGGAGGCACTGAGCCGGCGGATGATGCCGGCGCCGCGGCCGCGGCCCCGAGCTGCGGCTCCACCGACGTCCTGTCGCTCTCCTCCTCCAGCCAGGACCACCTGGTGGACGAGCACCTGGAGGAGTGTCCGCTGTGCCTGCTCAGCCAACCGCGGTGCCGCTTCCCGCGACTCATCACCTGCTCCCACCGCACCTGCTCCGACTGCCTGCGCCAGTACCTGCGTATCGAGATATCCGAGAGCCGGGTGGGCATCGCCTGCCCGCAGTGCCCCGAGACCCTGGCGCCGCTGGACGTGCGCACCATCCTGGATGACCGGGCGCTGCTGGAGAGGTTCGAGGAGTACCATCTGAGGCGCTTTCTGGCCGCTGACCCGGATACACGCTGGTGTCCTGCACCTGACTGCAG CTATGCAGTCATCGCTTACGGCTGCGCAGAGTGTCCCAAGCTGAGCTGCGGCCGGGACGGATGCAACACAGAGTTCTGCTACCACTGTCGCCAGCTGTGGCACCCCAACCAGACGTGCGACCAGGCCCGACGCCAGAGAGCGCGCCACGGGTCGGCCAGTAAGGATGCCTCGGCGCTGTACGTCTTCAACGAAGAGGCCGGAGGAG ATGCAGAGGAGATCAAGCCGTGCCCTCGCTGCGGCGCCTACATCATGAAGACCAACGACGGCAGCTGTAACCGCATGAACTGTACTGTGTGTGCCTGCCAGTTCTGCTGGCTGTGTATGCAGGAGATCACCGACGTGCACTACCTCAG TCCCTCAGGATGTACGTTCTGGGGGAAGAAGCCGTGGTCGCAAACCCGCAAAGTTCTGTGGCAGGTGGGCATGCTGCTCGGAGCCCCCGTGGTCATCTCCCTCATAGCTGGCATCGCCATACCCGTCATCATAGTGGGCATACCCATCTACATGGGACGCAAG GTCCACGGTCGCTGTAAGAAAAACAATATCTCAGGAAGCAAGCACTACTTGACGGTGGCCAGCGGCGTGATGATGTCCGTGTTTGTGTCGCCGGTCATAGCAGCTGTCACTGTAG GAACGGCTGGTGTCGACCGAACAGCGAGTCCCCCGACACGCGCAAGATACAACTGGAGGACCTGGCCAGCT ACCTTCTGTTCTCTCACGTGGTCAGCGACCACTGGACGTCCCAGAGCAACCCCGTGCCGGGCGACACCTCCAGCCTCCACGAGGTCAGCGTGCAGGAAGCCAGCGCCCTCCCGAGCACCAGCGCCACGCCCGCATCGCTGGACGGCTACCCCGCCAAGGAGGAGGAATCGGGCCAACACCACACATACGCCCACGAGGACAGCCAGTCAGAGCGCACACAAGCGGCGCTTCCGTCGAG GGATGGAACCAACATCGAGGTCCGCGTGGAAATCGAGGCCCACCCCAGAGGCGCGCGCCAGTCCAGCCTTAGTAGCGTCCTGTCCAGCCGTAGCTTGTCAGCCGAGTCTCTGCAGGCACAGTCGGCAGCGGAGGAGAGACGTGAGGGCGGAGAGAAGACAGGAAGAGAAGAAGGGAGCGTTTTCTTTGAAACACACCACGTATGATGCCCAGGGTTTATATATAGGAATATAA